A single genomic interval of Gimesia chilikensis harbors:
- a CDS encoding DUF1552 domain-containing protein, giving the protein MTNLLQRRTFLKGLGTTLSLPLLDIMQPQPGILSAATAAGKPPVRTAFIFFPNGVIGPSWFPTSTGSGYEMPQSLKPLADLKSDINVISGLAQINARSLGDGPGDHARCASVYLTSVHPTKTSGADIKAGISVDQVAAQQVGHKTRLPSLELGLTRGRNAGQCDSGYSCAYSSNVSWRSPSTPTSKEIVPKLAFERLFGGGAEREKERARHLKDRQSILDLVKHDADQLKKQLGKNDKRKIDEYFTSVREIEQRIERSTQHEKIKPPEMRLPDGIPTELQEHARLMYDILLLAFQTDSTRIATFMVGNAGSNRTYPMVGVNSGHHALSHHRNDEKKIADIQKIDEYLISQFGYFLKRLKATPEGNSNLLDNSMICYGSAIGDGNRHTHHDLPIILAGKGGGTIKTGFHHQVKTETPLANLYLSMLDRMGTDVTAFGDSTGRLSIIDS; this is encoded by the coding sequence ATGACAAATCTTCTACAACGCCGTACATTCCTGAAAGGTCTCGGAACGACACTGTCGCTGCCGCTGCTGGATATCATGCAGCCTCAGCCCGGCATTCTGTCAGCCGCCACCGCTGCGGGAAAACCACCGGTGAGAACCGCGTTCATCTTCTTCCCGAATGGTGTGATCGGACCATCCTGGTTCCCCACATCAACCGGATCGGGTTACGAAATGCCCCAGTCACTGAAGCCGCTGGCCGATCTGAAATCGGACATCAATGTGATTTCCGGGCTGGCCCAGATCAATGCCCGTTCCCTGGGTGATGGCCCCGGTGACCATGCCCGTTGTGCCTCGGTTTACCTGACCAGCGTGCACCCGACCAAGACCAGTGGTGCCGACATCAAAGCCGGTATCTCGGTCGACCAGGTCGCCGCTCAGCAGGTAGGTCATAAGACCCGCCTGCCTTCACTGGAGCTGGGACTGACGCGCGGTCGTAACGCCGGCCAGTGCGACTCAGGTTACAGCTGTGCTTACTCGTCCAACGTCTCCTGGCGTTCGCCTTCTACGCCGACCTCGAAAGAGATCGTGCCCAAGCTGGCGTTCGAACGTCTGTTTGGCGGTGGTGCCGAGCGGGAAAAAGAACGTGCCCGTCACCTGAAGGATCGTCAGAGTATTCTGGACCTCGTCAAGCACGACGCTGATCAGTTGAAGAAACAGCTGGGCAAAAACGACAAGCGGAAGATTGACGAGTACTTCACCAGCGTGCGTGAAATCGAACAGCGGATTGAACGCAGCACGCAGCATGAAAAGATCAAACCGCCCGAAATGCGGCTGCCGGATGGAATCCCCACTGAACTGCAGGAGCATGCCCGCCTGATGTACGACATCCTGTTGCTGGCGTTCCAGACCGATTCCACCCGCATCGCCACATTCATGGTGGGGAATGCCGGCAGTAACCGGACGTATCCGATGGTGGGTGTCAACTCCGGTCACCATGCACTGTCGCACCATCGCAACGATGAGAAGAAGATCGCCGATATTCAGAAGATCGATGAATATCTGATTTCGCAGTTTGGTTACTTCCTGAAGCGTCTGAAAGCAACTCCGGAAGGGAACAGCAACCTGCTGGACAACTCGATGATCTGCTACGGTAGTGCCATCGGTGACGGAAACCGGCACACGCACCACGATCTGCCGATCATTCTGGCAGGTAAAGGGGGCGGAACGATTAAGACCGGCTTCCATCATCAGGTCAAAACCGAAACGCCGCTGGCGAACCTGTATCTCTCGATGCTGGATCGGATGGGCACAGACGTGACCGCCTTTGGTGACAGCACCGGACGTCTGAGCATTATCGATTCCTGA
- a CDS encoding DUF1592 domain-containing protein, translated as MRLLPTLTRIPLPCSLREICFAVCGLLCVLSVNTAQAEVSSVEKSEKLFNTKVKQFISKYCLDCHTGQGSEAGLALEKFTTRTSILEKREEWEKIVQRIQIQSMPPKDAGELPTDQEREDVLAWFDDALYGVDCSGDINPGRVTIRRLNRNEYNNTIRDLVGVDFSPAENFPSDDVGYGFDNIGDVLSLPPLLMEKYLDAAEQISEKAIFANTPDSYPWNKISDKQFKKEGAVTVRKSGAGFHSRGTLKAPVNLKQDGEYEIRIIAGSTPAGDEAAKMEVKLDGKPLKTFEVAADRNSPEKYMPPKAIKLPKGKHELEISFLNDFYDPDGPANKRDRNLYVNEVAVRGPMGKLPDNVPASHHQIITCTPENGRSERYCAERIFKPFMEKAFRRPVSRNEMKPIVELVNATVESGRTFEQGVQVGIQAVLVSPHFLFRIEGLQDSEDESYSIENVAQYELASRLSYFLWSTMPDERLFSLAGQGRLDDSRTLRMEIKRMLADPKSKAFVENFAGQWLNLRNLDELNPDPRKFRGFNSQLKADMRQETEEFFAYIMREDRSVVEFINADYTFMNENLAKFYGNDKVKGEKFQKVSLDKSRRAGLITQASILTLTSNPGRTSPVKRGKWIMENILGTPPPTPPPNVPELEEATEGKKNMSLREQLALHRKIPGCASCHDQMDPLGLGFENFDAVGRWRTKEGKHKIDASGKLPDGQTFESPVELIGILEQQKDGFCRSLTEKMLTYAIGRGTEYYDKCAIDAITANFTAKGYRFSELVTEIVLSDPFLKREKGSRK; from the coding sequence ATGCGATTGTTGCCCACGTTAACTCGAATTCCCCTCCCCTGCTCTCTGCGAGAAATCTGTTTCGCTGTCTGTGGTCTGTTGTGCGTTTTGTCTGTCAACACGGCGCAGGCCGAAGTGTCGAGTGTCGAGAAGTCGGAAAAACTGTTTAACACGAAAGTCAAACAGTTCATCAGCAAGTACTGCCTGGACTGTCACACGGGTCAGGGATCAGAAGCCGGGCTGGCGCTGGAGAAGTTCACCACGCGTACCAGTATTCTTGAGAAGCGTGAAGAGTGGGAAAAGATCGTCCAGCGAATTCAGATTCAATCGATGCCTCCCAAGGATGCCGGTGAGCTGCCGACTGACCAGGAACGCGAAGATGTTCTCGCCTGGTTTGACGACGCGTTGTACGGCGTTGACTGTTCGGGCGATATCAACCCCGGTCGTGTGACGATTCGACGTCTGAACCGCAATGAATACAACAATACAATCCGCGATCTGGTCGGCGTGGATTTCTCACCTGCCGAAAACTTTCCCTCGGACGACGTTGGCTACGGATTTGATAACATTGGCGACGTCCTCTCACTGCCGCCGCTGTTGATGGAAAAATATCTCGATGCGGCTGAGCAGATCTCCGAGAAAGCAATCTTCGCGAATACGCCGGACAGCTATCCCTGGAATAAAATCTCGGACAAACAGTTTAAAAAGGAAGGGGCTGTCACGGTTCGTAAGAGTGGCGCCGGGTTCCATTCGCGGGGCACTTTGAAGGCGCCTGTGAATCTGAAACAGGATGGCGAATACGAAATCCGCATCATTGCCGGTTCGACACCAGCCGGAGATGAAGCCGCCAAGATGGAAGTCAAACTGGACGGTAAGCCGCTGAAAACGTTTGAAGTGGCTGCGGACCGGAATTCTCCCGAGAAGTACATGCCGCCCAAGGCAATCAAGCTGCCCAAGGGAAAACATGAACTGGAAATCTCGTTCCTCAATGATTTTTACGATCCCGATGGCCCAGCCAACAAGCGGGACCGGAACCTGTATGTGAATGAAGTCGCGGTGCGGGGACCGATGGGTAAACTGCCCGATAACGTGCCTGCTTCGCATCATCAGATCATCACCTGCACGCCGGAGAATGGCCGTTCAGAACGTTACTGTGCCGAGCGGATTTTCAAACCGTTCATGGAGAAAGCCTTCCGTCGCCCTGTCTCTCGAAACGAGATGAAGCCGATCGTGGAACTGGTCAACGCGACTGTAGAATCGGGTCGGACGTTTGAGCAGGGTGTGCAGGTTGGTATCCAGGCGGTTCTGGTGTCCCCCCACTTCCTTTTCCGCATTGAGGGACTGCAGGATTCAGAAGATGAATCGTACAGCATCGAGAATGTGGCTCAATACGAGCTGGCTTCACGGCTGTCTTACTTCCTGTGGAGCACCATGCCCGACGAGCGACTGTTCAGCCTGGCCGGACAGGGACGACTGGATGATTCCCGCACGCTGCGTATGGAAATCAAGCGCATGCTGGCCGATCCCAAATCGAAAGCGTTTGTGGAAAACTTCGCTGGTCAGTGGTTGAACCTGCGAAATCTGGATGAACTGAATCCCGATCCCCGGAAATTCCGGGGCTTCAACTCGCAACTCAAAGCAGACATGCGTCAAGAGACTGAAGAGTTCTTCGCTTACATCATGCGTGAAGACCGCAGCGTGGTGGAATTCATCAACGCTGACTACACCTTCATGAATGAAAACCTGGCGAAGTTTTACGGTAATGACAAAGTGAAAGGGGAAAAGTTTCAGAAGGTCAGTCTGGACAAATCCCGGCGGGCCGGTCTGATAACCCAGGCCAGTATTCTGACGCTGACTTCAAACCCGGGGCGAACTTCTCCGGTTAAACGGGGTAAATGGATTATGGAAAATATTCTGGGCACCCCGCCTCCAACACCTCCGCCGAATGTACCTGAACTGGAAGAAGCGACCGAGGGCAAAAAGAATATGAGTCTGCGTGAACAGCTGGCGCTGCACCGCAAGATTCCCGGCTGTGCGTCCTGTCACGATCAGATGGATCCATTAGGCCTGGGCTTTGAAAACTTCGATGCAGTCGGCCGCTGGCGCACTAAAGAAGGTAAGCATAAAATCGATGCCTCGGGTAAATTACCCGATGGTCAGACATTTGAGAGCCCCGTAGAATTAATCGGGATTCTGGAACAGCAGAAAGACGGATTCTGCCGATCTTTAACAGAGAAGATGTTGACGTACGCGATCGGTCGAGGCACCGAGTATTACGATAAATGTGCCATCGATGCGATCACCGCGAATTTTACCGCCAAAGGGTATCGTTTTTCGGAGCTCGTCACCGAAATTGTTCTCAGCGATCCCTTCCTGAAACGTGAGAAAGGTTCTCGAAAATGA
- a CDS encoding tripartite tricarboxylate transporter substrate-binding protein: MSGCAAESIEDYPDRPITVICPWSVGGATDRTSRQLAVFLEQELKVPVNVINATGGRGVTGHSRGLNARPDGYTLAIITGELNMLHWQDLTSLTWHDAEPIMSFVDGAGAVFVKQDSQFKTIKELRDFVEQNPGKLTATGTAAGGIWHLALAGWLDFCGLNASDIKWIPMNGAGPSLQELASGGVDLVCCSLPEAKTLYESGQVRCLGVMAEEPLAEFPDVPTFASQGMDWNISGWNGLAVPQGTPAPIVEKISTAVKKITDGEITVQGKTFPESMRDAGLSTRYRANDEFAVFLEENDETLGKLLTSDAFKKMSSRGTGPLVFPGLLAIAMCVILGCLAVQKKVHALAPDVSKDTVTSQGIVNTALVLLGIVAYQLFAEQLGFLLTAGAIMFLLLWKLGTRWWISALITVCLIPGIYTLFANLLRVPLPRGVLGW; encoded by the coding sequence ATGAGCGGGTGTGCTGCGGAATCAATTGAAGATTATCCCGATCGACCCATCACCGTCATCTGCCCCTGGTCAGTCGGAGGTGCCACCGATCGCACTTCAAGACAACTGGCGGTCTTCCTTGAGCAGGAACTCAAAGTTCCCGTCAACGTCATCAATGCCACCGGCGGACGCGGCGTAACCGGACACAGTCGCGGCCTCAACGCCCGTCCCGACGGTTATACGCTAGCCATCATTACCGGCGAACTCAACATGCTGCACTGGCAGGATCTGACTTCGTTGACCTGGCACGATGCAGAACCCATCATGTCGTTCGTCGATGGGGCAGGGGCCGTGTTCGTCAAACAGGATTCTCAATTCAAAACCATCAAGGAACTCCGCGACTTTGTGGAACAGAATCCCGGCAAGCTGACAGCAACCGGAACCGCAGCCGGGGGGATCTGGCATCTGGCACTGGCAGGCTGGCTCGACTTCTGTGGACTCAACGCCAGCGATATCAAATGGATTCCCATGAACGGTGCCGGTCCCTCCTTGCAGGAACTGGCCAGTGGTGGTGTCGATCTTGTCTGCTGCAGTCTGCCCGAAGCTAAGACCTTATATGAGTCCGGCCAGGTCCGCTGTCTGGGAGTCATGGCCGAAGAGCCACTGGCAGAATTTCCGGATGTTCCCACCTTTGCCTCTCAGGGCATGGACTGGAACATCTCCGGCTGGAACGGGCTGGCGGTACCCCAAGGGACGCCCGCACCCATTGTCGAGAAGATCTCCACCGCGGTCAAAAAAATCACCGACGGCGAAATTACCGTGCAGGGCAAAACTTTTCCCGAATCAATGCGGGACGCTGGTCTGAGTACCCGCTACCGCGCCAATGACGAATTCGCTGTCTTCCTGGAAGAAAACGACGAAACGCTGGGCAAGCTGCTGACCAGCGATGCCTTTAAGAAGATGTCTTCCCGGGGGACGGGGCCGCTGGTCTTTCCCGGACTTTTGGCGATTGCCATGTGTGTCATTCTCGGTTGCCTGGCCGTTCAGAAGAAAGTTCACGCACTGGCCCCTGATGTCTCCAAGGATACCGTCACGTCACAGGGCATCGTCAATACCGCGCTGGTGCTGCTGGGGATCGTGGCTTATCAATTGTTCGCCGAACAACTGGGCTTCCTGCTGACAGCGGGGGCCATTATGTTCCTGCTGCTCTGGAAACTGGGAACCCGCTGGTGGATCAGTGCCCTGATCACAGTCTGCCTGATTCCCGGCATCTATACCCTGTTTGCCAACCTGCTTCGCGTTCCGCTGCCACGCGGTGTCCTGGGCTGGTAA
- a CDS encoding tripartite tricarboxylate transporter permease, with translation MESTFITAIQNIATPEVLLVIFLSAVYGLFVGSIPGLTATMAVALLIPLTFYLDNLSAIAAIVTLEACSIFAGDIPTTLVRIPGTPSSAAYTDDAYALTRRGLHETSLGVSLVFSVFGGLFGALVLIFAAPQLAKIAFQFTTYEYFWLYVLGLSCAAIVSTGSRLKGALALMIGLMFATVGLSEVHSVPRFTFGFDELFTGINFIPAMIGLFGLSEVFRNTLTSKTDEAAEKLQSAVKEEDDHSLLRHLKPVFGGVLPQFWKRKFSWLRSSCIGSTIGMIPGAGADIAAWISYAVSKKFSNTPEEYGKGSLDAVGDATSANNSALAGAWIPALVLGIPGDSVTAIVIGVLLMKNITPGPEIFQNTEQLVLVHGIYLTFIIANLLLIPLGFLAIRSGSQLVRIPRRILMPMILMFCVVGAYSINGSYFDVWVMLGMGMLGFVLEVFDVPLGPVVLGIILGGQLEQSFVQNLTKDDSLLSFFNRPISAGLGLFCIALWLVPVIMPLIRKKSATT, from the coding sequence ATGGAATCGACATTCATTACCGCGATACAGAATATAGCGACTCCCGAAGTCCTGCTGGTGATCTTCCTCTCAGCCGTCTATGGTCTGTTTGTGGGATCCATTCCGGGACTGACGGCGACCATGGCCGTCGCGCTGCTGATCCCGCTGACGTTCTATCTGGATAACCTCAGCGCCATCGCCGCGATTGTGACGCTCGAGGCCTGCAGCATCTTCGCCGGAGACATACCCACCACGCTGGTCCGCATACCGGGGACCCCCTCTTCAGCCGCTTATACTGACGACGCCTATGCGCTCACCCGCCGCGGACTGCATGAGACTTCGCTCGGCGTCTCACTGGTATTCAGCGTATTCGGCGGCCTGTTCGGGGCACTCGTGCTGATCTTCGCGGCCCCGCAGCTGGCGAAAATCGCGTTTCAGTTTACCACCTACGAATACTTCTGGCTTTACGTACTCGGCTTGAGCTGTGCCGCCATTGTCTCGACCGGCTCCCGCCTCAAAGGCGCACTGGCGCTGATGATCGGCCTGATGTTCGCGACCGTCGGCTTGAGTGAAGTTCACAGCGTGCCTCGCTTCACCTTCGGCTTCGATGAACTCTTTACCGGCATCAACTTCATCCCCGCGATGATCGGTCTGTTCGGTCTCTCGGAAGTCTTCCGCAATACGCTGACCTCAAAGACCGACGAAGCTGCAGAAAAACTGCAGTCAGCAGTCAAAGAAGAAGATGACCATTCACTGCTCAGACATTTGAAGCCGGTCTTCGGCGGCGTGCTGCCCCAGTTCTGGAAGCGAAAATTCAGCTGGCTCCGTTCGAGCTGCATCGGCTCTACCATCGGCATGATTCCCGGCGCGGGAGCCGACATCGCTGCCTGGATTTCGTACGCGGTCTCCAAAAAGTTCTCGAATACACCCGAGGAGTACGGCAAAGGTTCCCTCGACGCCGTCGGCGATGCCACCAGTGCAAACAACTCGGCACTCGCCGGTGCCTGGATTCCCGCCCTGGTACTGGGCATCCCCGGCGACTCGGTGACCGCGATTGTGATCGGCGTGCTGCTCATGAAGAACATCACCCCTGGTCCGGAGATCTTTCAGAACACCGAACAACTGGTGCTCGTGCATGGCATCTATCTCACGTTTATCATCGCCAACCTGTTGCTGATTCCGCTCGGCTTCCTGGCGATTCGCAGTGGTTCACAACTGGTCCGCATCCCCCGCCGCATTCTGATGCCGATGATTCTGATGTTCTGCGTTGTCGGTGCCTACTCGATCAATGGCAGTTACTTCGATGTCTGGGTCATGCTCGGCATGGGCATGCTGGGGTTTGTGCTCGAAGTCTTCGATGTTCCCCTGGGGCCGGTCGTGCTTGGAATCATCCTCGGGGGGCAACTGGAACAGTCGTTCGTGCAGAACCTGACCAAGGACGACAGCCTGCTCTCGTTCTTTAATCGTCCCATCTCCGCAGGACTGGGACTGTTCTGCATCGCGCTCTGGCTGGTGCCGGTCATCATGCCACTGATCCGCAAGAAGTCCGCTACAACCTGA
- the lgt gene encoding prolipoprotein diacylglyceryl transferase: MSHVYSTLAYLQWDINRVLFEVGPIKIRYYGLFFTAGFICGYLLLRWIFRTEKRNLDDVESLLIYMVLGTIIGARLGHCLFYHPMEYLSDPIRLLQIWNGGLASHGAAVGITLSAWLYSRKHRDQPLLWLLDRLAIPVALAGFFIRIGNFFNSEILGRASDVPWAVVFKDGLGLSPEEKLIPRHPVMLYESLCYGFIFVLLLLVYRKYKECTPRGLLIGLFFITVFTARFVLEFFKLRQAAFAENLPLSVGQMLSIPLVIAGIVFLLYRRPAPPLEEEIALQTPREPAAKA, from the coding sequence ATGAGTCACGTATATTCAACACTTGCCTATCTCCAGTGGGACATTAACCGTGTGCTGTTTGAAGTCGGTCCGATCAAGATCCGTTATTACGGGCTCTTCTTCACCGCCGGATTTATCTGTGGTTACCTGCTGCTTCGCTGGATCTTTCGTACCGAAAAACGCAACCTGGACGATGTCGAATCGCTGCTGATTTACATGGTGCTGGGTACGATTATCGGCGCCCGTCTCGGTCACTGTTTGTTCTATCATCCTATGGAGTATCTCAGCGACCCGATTCGCCTACTACAGATCTGGAATGGAGGACTGGCCAGTCACGGTGCTGCCGTCGGGATTACCCTCTCGGCCTGGCTCTACTCACGCAAACACCGCGATCAACCCCTACTCTGGCTGCTGGATCGACTCGCCATCCCCGTTGCGCTGGCCGGCTTTTTTATCCGCATCGGTAACTTCTTTAACTCGGAAATTCTGGGACGGGCCAGCGATGTTCCCTGGGCTGTGGTCTTCAAAGATGGCCTCGGACTCAGTCCGGAAGAAAAGTTGATTCCCCGTCATCCGGTGATGCTCTACGAATCCCTCTGTTACGGCTTCATCTTTGTTCTGCTGCTGCTCGTTTACCGGAAGTACAAGGAATGCACGCCCCGCGGACTGTTGATCGGACTCTTCTTCATCACCGTCTTCACCGCCCGTTTTGTGCTGGAGTTCTTCAAGCTCCGTCAGGCAGCATTCGCGGAAAATCTCCCCCTCAGTGTGGGGCAGATGCTCAGCATTCCACTCGTGATTGCCGGCATCGTATTCCTGCTTTATCGCAGGCCCGCACCCCCTCTGGAAGAAGAAATCGCCCTGCAGACGCCGCGCGAACCGGCCGCGAAGGCATAA
- a CDS encoding RNA polymerase sigma factor, protein MALTDIDKNLLKRCLAEEPGAWKDFVDRFIGLFTHVIHHTAHARSIRVTDNDIDDLLSEVFLVLLANDYRVLRNFRGQSSLATYLTVVSRRVIVKKMVERRMAEALGHVSTSSRIERVSDEQTRQQQALEDQEEIQNMIRQLPPADAQIVEQYHLQGKSYQQISSDLDIPENSIGPTLSRARNRMRENKSRTRTL, encoded by the coding sequence GTGGCTCTCACGGATATTGATAAAAATTTGCTCAAACGCTGCTTAGCAGAAGAGCCGGGTGCCTGGAAAGACTTCGTAGACCGGTTTATCGGCCTGTTTACACACGTCATCCACCACACCGCGCACGCCCGCAGTATTCGTGTGACCGACAACGACATTGATGATCTGTTGTCCGAAGTCTTTCTGGTTCTGCTGGCCAACGATTATCGCGTGCTTCGCAACTTCCGTGGACAGAGTTCACTGGCCACTTATCTGACCGTGGTTTCCCGTCGCGTGATTGTAAAAAAAATGGTCGAGCGACGGATGGCTGAAGCGCTGGGGCATGTCTCCACCTCTTCACGCATCGAACGTGTCTCCGACGAGCAGACCCGTCAACAGCAGGCGCTTGAGGATCAGGAAGAGATCCAGAACATGATTCGCCAGCTGCCTCCGGCAGACGCTCAGATTGTGGAGCAATATCATCTGCAGGGAAAGTCTTACCAGCAGATCAGCAGTGATCTGGACATCCCGGAAAATTCAATCGGCCCTACACTCTCTCGGGCACGCAATCGCATGCGGGAAAATAAATCCCGAACACGCACGCTCTAA
- a CDS encoding YHYH protein — protein MRLLTLCCFATLGCAAPLFGYPPTGFGPPGFGSSNTNAKNQVKVVIKGNYRYIYSNGIPDHQPGRFPNRNNPNTIRPQQYEFRVTMEPKATRNPTPVSHSPFGVASNGVVFDAATAEFWNRNRSSGWNYEAKSGKINLGLDQSNAHVQPTGSYHYHGLPTGLIQKQGKVGEVTLIGVAADGFPIYAQFGYSDANDAESAVRKMKSSYRIKKGNRPSGPRGRYDGTFVADYEYVADAGDLDECNGRVGVTPEYPEGIYHYYITEDFPYIPRLWRGTPDPSFMRRGPGPGQRGPSGRRGFGPPPFGGPPPGFGQGQGSGRSFSN, from the coding sequence ATGCGACTGCTTACGCTTTGCTGTTTCGCGACGCTTGGATGTGCCGCTCCCCTGTTTGGATATCCACCTACCGGGTTTGGACCGCCGGGTTTCGGATCTTCGAATACCAATGCGAAGAATCAGGTTAAGGTGGTCATCAAGGGAAACTACCGCTACATCTATTCCAACGGCATTCCGGATCACCAGCCGGGCCGGTTTCCGAATCGGAACAATCCGAATACGATTCGACCGCAGCAGTATGAATTCCGTGTAACCATGGAACCGAAGGCGACCCGCAACCCGACGCCCGTATCACACTCTCCATTTGGAGTCGCCAGCAATGGTGTGGTCTTTGATGCGGCGACCGCGGAGTTCTGGAACCGGAATCGCAGCTCAGGCTGGAACTATGAAGCCAAGTCGGGAAAGATCAATCTCGGTCTGGATCAGAGCAATGCCCATGTCCAGCCAACCGGCAGCTATCACTATCATGGTCTGCCGACGGGACTGATTCAGAAGCAGGGGAAAGTGGGTGAAGTCACTCTGATCGGTGTGGCCGCAGATGGTTTTCCGATTTATGCCCAGTTTGGTTATAGCGATGCAAACGATGCCGAGAGCGCGGTCCGCAAAATGAAATCGAGCTACCGAATCAAGAAAGGGAATCGACCAAGTGGCCCGCGCGGCAGGTATGACGGGACCTTTGTAGCTGACTATGAATATGTCGCGGATGCGGGTGACCTGGATGAATGCAACGGTCGCGTGGGTGTGACCCCCGAATACCCGGAAGGGATCTATCACTACTACATCACCGAAGATTTTCCTTATATCCCCCGTCTGTGGCGCGGGACGCCGGATCCGAGTTTTATGCGACGTGGCCCCGGACCGGGACAACGCGGTCCCAGTGGACGACGTGGCTTTGGTCCGCCCCCCTTTGGTGGTCCTCCTCCGGGATTCGGACAGGGGCAGGGATCGGGACGGAGCTTCAGTAATTGA